The genomic window GAAACAATGAACCTCCCCGCCGCATGCACGAAGGACCCCGTTGTTGTAAATATGTCATTGTTGTCAGATTCAGGCAAATGAACTTATATCCCTTGCAAAAATCTCTCTGTCCTTTGTCTTAATAAAAAACCTGTCATGTTCAGCCACGAGGTCGACAAACTTTGAAAAGGCACCCGGCACATCCTTATCCATGAAGTAAGAACAAACTCCGGCAACCGGCAAACCTTTTAATCCCTTATCTAAAGCGCCTTCAAACTCCAACAGAGCACTGTGGCTGCCGCAACAGTTGAAATGTGGAGAGCCGGAACCGATTAACCCCTTAAAACCATGCTTTAAGGCATCCTTGGCGACCGCTATCCAAATCTCTGCTGCGCTGATTGGGCCGGAACTGCAAAAGATCTTTCCCAAATCTGCAATAACAAATGATCCGGAAGCTTCCATTTCCTCTATAGGAAAACCACCTTGGGCAAGGTACTGACGCACATCATCAGGATGCTGCCACCAGCAAGCTTTAAGTAACCGTCGCCCATTTTTCGGTGCTGCTTTAAAAAATTCCAATTCAAACTCGGCAATATTATCCTGCTCAGTAAAAACACCAAGAACATGGCCGCCTTTAAGGGCATTGCCAACAACCCCGAGAAGCGGGTCCTCTGTCTTCTGTTGCTTGGTTCCGCTCTCCATGAACTCTGCTAATTTAGTACGATCGATACGCCACTCCTTACCTATTTTCACACACGGCAAACGACCTTCCCGGCACATCTTATAAATGGTATTCGTATGTGTTTTAAGAATTTGAGCAACTTCCAGTATCGTTAGGAATTCCATATTCCTTTCCTCCAGATTATTTTTCATAATTCTGCCTTCTTATTTTTAATCTTATTCGATGAACTCGTAAAGAGTCTGAAAAAGTGTTTTCCTGTCATTCCCGTGGAAACGGGAATCCAGTCTTTTCAGACAGTTACACGCTTCCTGGATTCCCGCTTTCGCGGGAATGACGACTTTTTACAAGAATATCTTATTTGACAGTCTCGTAAAAAATCAGAAATACCGTATTCTGTCATTCTGAATCCCGAATCAAGTTCGGGAAATCTATATAAATCAAGAACTTATGAGACCCTGAAACAAGTTCAGGGTGACAATCAGGGACTTTTTACGAGTCCATCTTATTTATTATATCAGAATATTAGAAATTATATTCCATGTAAACATATTTTAATCTTTGTTAACATTTGACAACACTAACTAACATATGTTAACATCTCACTAACATATCCGGTATCAAGTGTTCCTTTACCTGATGCTGAACTGATAATTCAGAAAAAGGAGGACAAGGCAAATGTCAGAAAAAGATTTACTTGACAGGATTCGGCAGGCTATTGTTTCAATGTCTGTTTCGGAAACTGAAGCTGCGACAAGGGAAGCTCTTCAGGCAGGTGTAGACCCCCTTAAAATCATTACAGATGGTCTCGCTTCAGGGCTCACGGAAGTGGGGGATATGTGGCTCAGGCGAGAGAGATTCATTACTCATGTTCTGATGGCAACTAAAGCCTTAAGCGCAGGGCAGGCACTTGTGGAAGGAAAGCTTGCAGGCAAGAAAAGGAACTACAAGGCAACAATTGTTCTTGGTACTCCAAAAGGGGACCTGCACGACATCGGCAAAAACCTGGTCGGTATGATGTTGAAGGCGAACGGGTTTAAGGTCTACGACCTTGGTGTGGACGTAGATTCACAGGCTTTCATCGACAAGGCAAAAGAGGTGAACGCCGACCTCATAGGCATGTCACTCATCATGAGCATCTGCCTGGACAAGATGGAAGAGGTTTGCAAACTGGCCAAGGCCGAGCATATAAAAGCGA from bacterium BMS3Abin08 includes these protein-coding regions:
- a CDS encoding helix-turn-helix domain protein; the protein is MKNNLEERNMEFLTILEVAQILKTHTNTIYKMCREGRLPCVKIGKEWRIDRTKLAEFMESGTKQQKTEDPLLGVVGNALKGGHVLGVFTEQDNIAEFELEFFKAAPKNGRRLLKACWWQHPDDVRQYLAQGGFPIEEMEASGSFVIADLGKIFCSSGPISAAEIWIAVAKDALKHGFKGLIGSGSPHFNCCGSHSALLEFEGALDKGLKGLPVAGVCSYFMDKDVPGAFSKFVDLVAEHDRFFIKTKDREIFARDISSFA
- the metH_3 gene encoding methionine synthase — its product is MSEKDLLDRIRQAIVSMSVSETEAATREALQAGVDPLKIITDGLASGLTEVGDMWLRRERFITHVLMATKALSAGQALVEGKLAGKKRNYKATIVLGTPKGDLHDIGKNLVGMMLKANGFKVYDLGVDVDSQAFIDKAKEVNADLIGMSLIMSICLDKMEEVCKLAKAEHIKAKILIGGPATSKKVAVKIGADAYGGFDAPTAVHAAEKLIGLEI